GGGTGACGGCGTCTGCTTTCTCAGCTGAAACTTATGTCAAGCCATTTTTATCTACCCATCCGCCTTATGGGTGACGGCGTTTGCTTTCTTAGCTGAAACTTATGTCAAGCCGTTTTTATCTACCCGTCAGTATTATGGGAAACAACGTCAGCTTTCTCTTAGCTGACTATTCattcattttgtaggttttgtaACGGTTGGCCACTTAGTGGACGTTATACTAaacccgtccactttatggacttaagaAGGTCGTCTACTTTTTGGTCTTAATCATAAGGTCGTCCATTTTGTCGATTTAATAATAGACTTttccactttgtgaacttaaCCATAAGGTCGTCTACTTTGTCGTCTTAATCATAAggtcgtccattttgtggattTAATagtagactcgtccactttgtggacttaaccATAAGGTCATCTATTTTGTGGTCTTAATAGtagattcgtccactttgtggacttaaccACAAGGGCGTCCACTTTGTGGTCTTAACAGTGCTGTCTCCTTGAAGACTGGCTAATATAACAAATCCATCAATCGTTTCTGAATAAattcctcttattatgatgaatgcataagtagAATAATTGTTTCAAAAAGAATAAACCTTCAGCCCCTTGGGCTTAAAATGTATTGTaggcaaaaaataaactaagataaatgattaaaagaaatatattggataaactggaaatgaggagtggTGTTCTTCGTGCTATCTTCTTCTGGTAGTACTTCCTGAGgtgctcggcgttccatgggtggTGTAGCTTCTGCCCGTCAAGTGTCTCTAAGTGGTAGGTTCCCTTCCTTAGCCATGATGTTATCTTGTAGGGTCCTTTCCAGTTTGGGCCAAGCTTTCCTTGTGCGGGATCTCTAGCGGCACCCATCACTTTCCTTAAGACGAGGtctccgactttgaagtctcggtgtttgactcgggagttgtagtgtttggcCATAAGGTCCTGATATCGTGCGAGTCTCTGTTCAGCTGTTGCTCTGACCTCGTCAACTAGATCAAGCTGTAGACGTATGGTCTCGTCATTCCTCCCTTTGTCGTGATTGTCCACCCTGTAACTCGTGAGCCCAATCTCAGCTGGGATGACTGCATCGCTCCTGTATGTTAGTCGAAACGGAGTTTCTCCTGTGGGTGTTCTGGCCATCAtcctgtacgcccataggacGCTTGGCAACTCTTCtagccatatgccctttgcccctcgagccgggtcttgatgattcgaagcaaggatcggttcgtgaCCTCAACCTGTCCGTTGGCTTAAGGATGAGCCGGAGAGGAGTAGTGGTTCCGGATTCCTAACCGCGAACAAAAGTCTCTAAAGGCATCATTGTCAAACTGCTTTCCATTGTCCGAGACTAAGACCCTGGGGATTCTGTATCTACAAattatgtttttccaaacaaagcTTCGCACGTTCTTCTTGGTGATGGTGGCCAACGCCTCAGCTTCCACCCATTGGGTGAAATAGTCTATACCGACTATTAGGAACTTCAGCTACCTTATTGCTGTAGGGAAAGGGCCCATGATGTCTAGTCCCCATTGGGCGAACGGCCATGTAGCTGTGATTGCAGTCAGCTCTTCTGTTGGTTGCCTAATtatgttgctgaacctttgacatttgtcgCAAGCCTTCACATATGTCTCGACGTCCTGCTGCATGGacggccagtagtatcctgccCGGATCAGCTTATGTACTAATGATCGCGACCCTGAGTGGTTGCCACAGATCCCTTCGTGTACTTCCTTCATGACATAATCCGCTTCTTTGGGACTTAAGCATCTTAAGTATGGTCGAGAGAATCCCCTCTTGTACAGGACATTTTTTATCAAGACGAACTGCGCCGACTGAACCTTTAGCTTCCTCGCCACCTCCTTCTCGCCGGGCAACGTGCCGTCTTTTAAGTAAGAGATTAAGGGGGTGGTCCAATTATTTTTGGAACCTATCTCCTGTATGTTGACGACGTCTATCATTGGTGAGGGTTGaataaaagaaagtaccttgtcgaGGGCGATCATATACTCTACTGACGCGGTTTTGGCAAGACGGTCAGCTTGCTCATTTTCTCCTCTTGGGATTTGGACTATCTTGGCTTGCAGCTCATCCACTCTCCTCTTCGCTTGCTTCCAATACTTTTTCAACTTTTCGCCCTTCCACTCAAATTCGCCGTTCACTTGGCTTGTGACGACCTCGGAGTCGCAGTGAACAACCATGTTTGCGGCCCCTACAACCTTGGCGAGGTCTAAACCCGCTATCAGggcttcgtactcggcttcattattagttgtAGGGAAATCGAGACGGATCATACATTCGATCTCATTGCCTTCTGGAGATTTGAGTACAATTCCTGCTCTaccagccttcttgttggatgacCCATCCGTGAATATGCTCCATTGGGGATTTTCTGCCCCCTTACCTTCTGCGCTGGCAAACTCTGCAATGAAGTCGGCGACtgcttgtcccttgatggcggTGCAAGGGCGACACTGTATGTCAAACTCACTCAACTCTATTAACCATAATACTATTCGCCCGGCAGCTTTAAGACTGCCCATTACTCGCCGTAAAGGtttgtcagttaggacgactatcgtatgggcttggaagtatggcttgagtttATGACGCCGTGACTAGAGCGAAGGCGAGTTCTTCCATGGGGGGATACCTTTCTTCTGCACCATGCAATGCCTTGCTAGCGTAGTACACGGGCCTTTGGACCCTGTCGTCTTCTCTAACTAAGGCTGCACTGACAGCGGCTAGGGAGACGGCCAGATAGAGGAAAAATTCTTCTCTTGGTTGTGAGGGACTTAGTAACGGTGGTGAAGAGAGGTAGTCCTTCAGATCTTTGAACGCTTGTTGACATTCGGTCGTCTATTCAAAAGATTTCTTCAGTGTACAGAAGAATGGTAGACACCTATCCGTTGCCCTCAACACGAATCTATTAAGCGTAGCGACCTTGCCAttaaggctttgtacttcctttataTTTTTAGGAGGCACCATCTCCATTATGGCCCGGATCTTGTCCGGGTTAGCCTCGATACCTCTTTAGAGCATCGAAGGTTTCTTTGAGATCTTCCAAATGATCTTCTTCTCTTCGACTTTTCACTAGCATGTCATCGACATATACTTGGACGTTTCTTCCAATCTGTCATGTAAACATCTTATTCATGAGCCTTTGATAGGTTGCGCCAGCGTTTTTCAAGCCAAAGGGCATgactttgtaacaaaaaaggcattggcttgttacgaacgaagtcttctcctgatcagccTCATCCATTCGGATTTGGTTGTATCCGAAAaacgcatccatgaagctcagcagcTGATGTTAGGCCGTAAAGTCCACCAGGATGTCAACTCatgggagggggtagctatctttggggcatgctttgtttaggtccgtgaagtcaacacacatcctcaatttttcattgttctttttgaccatcacgacgtttgccaaccaatcagggtagtaaacTTCCCTGATAAATCCTGCCTCCTGTAGcttgcggacttcttctgctaCCGTCCGATCCCTCTCTTGGGCGaagattcttttcttttgttggacGGGTGGGAAAGATGGCGACACATTCAACCTGTGTACCATGACTGACGGGTCaattcctggcatgtcttcatggctgCATGCGAACACGTCCCGATTTTCTTTTAGGAAGGTCGTGAGTTCTTGACGCACCGTCAGGTTGCAAGGGTGCCGATTTTGGTCGTCCGCTCCGGTTGGGATTCGTTAAGAGGCACATCTTCGAGCCTCTCAACGGGCTCCATCGCTGCCCGacgttcttctatgttcatggcctgaaggtggtcgtccatctccatcatggctaCGTAACATTCGCGTGCGGCTACTTGATCTCCTCTCAACTCTCCTACTTCATaatcagtagggaattttatcatcaaatggtaggttgaggttacagccttccatgagttgagggttAGACGTCTTATGATGGCGTTGTAGGCTGACGAGCAATCAACTACGAGGAATGCTACATTCCTAGTGATCTGCTATAGGTAGTCTCCAATGGTTACTGCCAAAGTGATGACGCCAAGTGGAAATACCCTCGTTCCTACAAAGCCGACGAGCAGGGCGTTAGTCGGAACTAGTCGCTCCTAGGAATGGCAatgggtcgggttcgggccgggtttttgcatacccggaaCCCGGATCCAGCCCGAttattaatcgggttttttttCTCGGGGCCCATACCCGCTCCACGGGCCCCGCGGGCCCCAtttatcttcttgggcccaaatctagcctaacaaaattttttttttttgaagcccattaaatttttttccctaaattcaagcctattcaagccatttaacatggcccaaatgccaaaatttggcatttaggtCACATTATAGggcaaccaaatcaaaccaaattataagttaatcataaatcaacaaatcacaactaagattttaaatcaacaaatcacttaaaaagctacaaaataaatcccacaagtctaggaaattacaaaatgtcttatcctccaactaacaaatgaaaaagactaagaaattcttacaaaatgtcttatcctccataaCCGGGTTTTTATTCGGGGCGGGTttcggattttttttataaaacccggacccgacccgaacccgcttcgggtttttttttaaaaaacccatacccgaccctattctttatcgggccgggtaaaatccggcccattagggtcgggccggGCTGGGTATCCGCGGGccggatctaaattgccatccctagtcgctccctttcaatccccatttgttggaatgcaaggtagtagaggatgtctgTTGAACTGCCGTTGTTGACGAGGACTCGGTGCATGTTATAGTCTCCTGCCTGTATGGTGACGACGAGCACGTCATCATGGGAATGGTGAAGACGCCATGCATCTTCTTCTGAGAATCCAATGGAGGGATTGTCAATCTGCGACATTTTGGGCGCGGAACCCGTCATCTGGATGTTCTGAACCATTCTGAGGTATGTCTTTCAGGCTTTCTTCGACGACCCGGCGGTCGtggtgccccctacaatcatccttatatcTCCTAGGGGTTGCCTGGGGCGATCGTTATCTCGTCGAGGAgcttgattttgtggcgggtCTGCCCTCTCCTTGCTAACGAACCTCTACAGCCTTCCTCGTCTaataagagcttctatttgctgcttcaagtcatagcAATCAGCGGTGTCATGGCCATGATCttgatgaaaacggcagtatttATCCCTTGGCCTgttgttgggatctcccttcagcttgccgaGAAAAGTCAAGGCTCCTTCGTCTTTAATTTGCATTAGTACCTAGTCGATAGGAGCGGTTAGGGGAGTGAAGCTTGTGAATCTCCCCGCGGGTGGTCTAGGGCGTCGATCATCCCGTCATTCTTTAGTTCTAGCCTTCTTTTGCCCCTATCCGAGCGTGCATCTTCCTGTCTTCCCCTTTGTCTAGGCTTTTCTTCTCTAGCCAGTAACGCATCttctgcgttcatgtacttggttGCCCTGTAAAATacttcggacatagtctttgggtcgttCTTATACAGAGAAAACAGGAATTTACCCTTCCGCAACTCATTTGTGAATGCtgctacaagtatcttgtcatctgcctcatctattgagagggcttccttgttaaagcgagctatgtatgatcttagaaTATCGTCTTCTCGTTGTCTAATGTTCATCAGACACGCggtagacttcttatgccgatgactcccgataaagtgtgatacgaattGTGCACCTAATTCCTTGAAAGTgtcgatggaattaggcgtcagcctactgtaccagtccctcGCAGGACCTTTcaatgtggtgggaaaagccctacacatgatcTCATCCGGTACACCCTAAAGATGCACTAGGATCTTGAaggattccaagtgatccaatgggtccttggatccgtcgtaattctccacctgaggcatgcgaaattttgggggaagggggcatgaacttacaagcgctgtgaaaggcgaatcagTTCTCTGGACTAGGTCATCCAGGTCGCTGGAGATTCGacctctgagggcgttcatcatcacatccatccgttccctcatctcctgcatctcagctgcTATGTGAGGTGGTAGGGTGTCCAAGATGGATGGCCGGTTAGTGTCTTGCCGCTCTGGTCTACTcggagcgttgctaccctcaggcccttccGGGTTTGTCTCATCCGCGCTTGCACCTTCCTAGTCTTCCTCCGATGCGCTAAGGTGTGTATTCCTTTGCCGCAGTTGCTCCTCTAGATCATGATTTTGCTTGGTTAGGCGCTCAACCACCGCCACAAGCGTTTGGAATTGCCTCTCTAAGACTGTGGtatgcggttcgtcgccttgattatTGATTGTTACCATcaatcgagtgagtaccatgcaacttttgtCTTAGGGGTAGAGCAAAGGCTGATTACTCTTGAGTGCTGATGttgattcccacagacggtgccaactgaTAATGAAGAAAAATCCACCAGTTGTCGCGTGGCCCTCACTTGactcgaaacaacacctgcacaacaaaaaacaagaccaaacaaagggcaccggtgtggtgccggctaaaaaccctccgaaggtcaagttagagcttCTTTCTTATTCGCAACCCTAAAGTGGTAGAGCTgaagtgaattatgcgtaccttggtttataagagttttggggtatatatagtagtgtGAGGCTAAAATAAGCGCCCTggtgaggaagtactttccttctaggagagtaatttgTGGATTTTACGTATCACCTAG
This genomic stretch from Castanea sativa cultivar Marrone di Chiusa Pesio chromosome 9, ASM4071231v1 harbors:
- the LOC142608785 gene encoding uncharacterized protein LOC142608785; amino-acid sequence: MGSLKAAGRIVLWLIELSEFDIQCRPCTAIKGQAVADFIAEFASAEGKGAENPQWSIFTDGSSNKKAGRAGIVLKSPEGNEIECMIRLDFPTTNNEAEYEALIAGLDLAKVVGAANMVVHCDSEVVTSQVNGEFEWKGEKLKKYWKQAKRRVDELQAKIVQIPRGENEQADRLAKTASVEYMIALDKVLSFIQPSPMIDVVNIQEIGSKNNWTTPLISYLKDGTLPGEKEVARKLKVQSAQFVLIKNVLYKRGFSRPYLRCLSPKEADYVMKEVHEGICGNHSGSRSLVHKLIRAGYYWPSMQQDVETYVKACDKCQRFSNIIRQPTEELTAITATWPFAQWGLDIMGPFPTAIR